CCATGTTTTATGCTCATGGTTTTGCTGGAAAGACCGGGGTCCCCAGCCTGTGGCTGATGGTCGCCACAATGGTGGGTGGCGCGCTTGCCGCTGGCGCCTCGGGTGCGTTCAACTGCTACATTGACCGCGACATCGACAAAGTCATGAATCGCACATCCAAGCGCCCGTTAGTGACCGGCGTGATCACACCGCGTGAAGCACTCATCTTCTCCTGGATCCTTACTGTTCTAGCCGTGGTTTTGCTGTGGAGCATCAACCCATTGACAGGCATGCTCGGCATTGGCGCGATCTTCCTGTACGTAGTGGTGTACTCACTCATACTCAAACGACGCACGTCACAGAACATTGTGTGGGGCGGCGCTGCTGGCTGTATGCCTGTGCTGATTGCCTGGGCCGCTGTTACGAACACTGTGCAATGGCCCGCCGTGATTTTATTCATGATCATCTTTTTGTGGACGCCGCCGCACTACTGGCCGCTGTCAATGCGCTACAGCGACGATTACAACGCCGCCAACGTACCCATGCTCGGCGCAATTGCAGGATCCCGCACCGTATCGGTGCAGGTTGTCCTCTACACCTGGGCCATGGTGGTTTGCTCTCTACTCATGATTCCGCTTGGCGGCGCCGGTATTGTCTACACCGTAGTAACAGCTGCCGCTGGTGCCTGGTTCCTGTTCGAGGCTCACAAGCTGTACAACAATGCCAAGAAGGACCTCGTGACCAAGAAGAACGCTATGCAGGTCTTCCACGTTTCCATCACGTATCTGACGCTGGTGTTCCTGTCCCTGGCAGTTGATCCCTTTGTGGGCACTGCTCTCATGGGCTAAAAGGTTCTGCTCCACTATTGTTTCAGCACCCTGATGCCCTAGAGCGCTAACTCTCTAGGGCGCTGCTGTTTAGGGTGCAACTGTTGAGGGCGCAACTGTTCGACGGCGGCCGGCGACTTCTCCTTGGAGCTCACCGGTCGCTTTTCTTTGCTCCCGCGCGGGTTTGAGCAAGCGTGCATCCGCTGCGCTGAGCTCTTGCAGTCCACCGTTATGCCCCACCGCACTCTTGGCTTGACCCTTTTATGTGTGGAGTCAAGTGGTGAGGGTTTGTAGTTGCTTGAAGAGGTTGCGGGCGATGTAGCGTTTGAGGATGCGTTTGATTTCTTTGTAGCTGAGGCCTTCTGTGGTGCGGCGTTGTACGTATTTTTGGGTTTGGGCGTCGCATCGCATACGGGTTTTAGCGATGACATCTAGTGCGTTGTTTAGTTGCCGGTCGCCGTGGCGGTTGAGGCGGTGGCGGATGGTGTTGCCTGAGGAGGCTTGCAGGGGTGCGGCACCGGCTAGTGCCGCGAAGGCTGCTTCGCTGCGGATTCTGCCGTGGTGGGAGTAAGCGATCAGGATGGCCCCGGTTGTTACGGGGCCGATCCCTGGCTGGTTTTGCAGTCCGGGGGCGAGTTCCTCGCTGAGTTCAGCGAGTTGTTCTTTGTTGTGTTTGAGTTGCTGATCGGCGTGCTTGATGGCTGTCGCTAGTAGCACTGCTTCTTCTCGTGCGATGCGTTGTTCAGTGGTATCGGTGTTGCGGTGGCGCCAGGAACTGATATCGGTGATGTGGTGGTTCGTGAGGGCTTTTCTGGTATCGAGTCCTAGGTTGATCTCGCGGATCAGCGCATTGAGGGCGTTACGGTTTCTGGTGCGTTGGCGATCGAGGCGATGCCGGCTGGCTAGCAGCACGCTGATCGCGGCGCGGGTTCCTTCAGCTCGTGGGTGTAGGAGCTTGGTGACGTCGGTACCTAGTACAGATCGTGCTGCTTCTGTGGCATCGATCTGATCTATTTTTCCAATTCCTGCCCGGGCTTGTTTCTTCGGTGGTTTTACCTCGATCACTGGGATGTTCTCGGCGTTCAAGGCGGTCGTGATCGAGGCCCCGTAAGAGCGGGTGCCTTCCACTGCTATGAGTATCTCTGCGGTGGTATTACGGCGGATCCAGGCAATCGCCCGCCGTATTCCAGCTGGAGTTACTGGGAAAGCTGCCCAGGACTCACATGAGCCTGTGCGGGTATTAGTAATGGCGTAGGTGTGGGTTCGTGCGTGGGTGTCTATACCGATGACGTAAGCGTATTTTTCTGCAACGATAGTCATGACGGTGATCCTCTGTTCCATAGTGGTGATGACCGTTGTGGGCGGCATCGACCTGGAATCGCAACTTGTCAGGCAACTCTCTAATGAGGCACGAACCACTGGTTCGGCCAGCCTTTTATTAAGCCATGGCAAGAGACTAGGTCGATGTCGGACCGCTGTGGCGGACAAGTCAACGCGAAGGCACTGATACAAGTATCAGGCCAGAGATTGGATGAGTCACGCCAAGCGGCCCTGCATCAATCCTGCCAGCGGGCGCCAGGCCTGCCAAGAACTATTAGAGAGGTTGGAGATCATGACACCCGAAATGACATGGCCAGACACTCAACGGGGGGTCAAGCTGCATAAGGCGCGTTATGATCTCCAACTTCAACTTGCGCATTCCATCGGCAACGGAGGAAGTCCGGCGTAGCGCCCGCCTCGCCCGGTTGATAACAGGCAGCTTTTAACAGCTCAGCGATCCTGGCTGACGGAGACGGAGACGGAGTCGTGACCGCGTCGCAAGGCAACGTCCATGATGTTAGTACCCACCGCTAGCATCAGAGAGGCACCAACCATATGCACAATAACCAGCAGGACCGGTATTCCCGTGAAGTACTGCCAGTAGCCGATGGCGCCCTGAAAAAGCACTGACGCAAAGAGGAGGATCGCTGAGTTGCGCATCATGTCACCTCTGCCATTGCGCCATATCAGAATGAGTAGTACTAGCGCCGCGGCAACCAAGACATACACAGGAACTACGTGGATTCGAGTCACTACGTAGCCGTTAAGCTCCATACGTGGCGAAGTGGAGTCGCCAGAATGAGGCCCTGAACCAGTAACTAGTGTCCCTAGGACTACGGCAAGATAACCTGCTACGCCGGCAACCACGCTGAGATGGCGAACAATCGTGCGTGGTCGCGATACCTCGCGTGGCGAGGTGGCTCCCGTCCGCCCGTATGTCCTATTCACAAGAAGCATCGAAACTACCACGAGCGCGGCGGAGACAAGGAAGTGCAGGCTCACCACATACGGGTTGAGTCCCGTAAGGACCGTAACACCTCCAATGACCGCTTGCGCTGGAATGACCGCCAGCAGCCCGAAGGCCAACCAAAACAAGTCCTTGCGCTCCTTGCGCATATTCCAAAGCATGACCAGCAGGGCCAGCGCCACCGCAGCGAGTGCAAATGTTAATGTGCGGTTGACGAATTCGATGATGCCGTGGATCCCCATTTCAGGGGTATTGGTCAGTGATTCAGCCGTGCACTTGGGCCATGTAGGACATCCCAGTCCCGATCCTGTGACACGTACGACACCGCCTGAAACAATCAGGACGCCTTGACCGATGAGTGAGCCCACGGATAGCCGCTGGATAGCGGGTGTGATCGTGGTGGGCAACTTGTCGGTAAAATTCCGCAACGTCTTATGCGATGCTGTGCTGCTCTGAGTCACTTGCGTGTCCCCTTTCAATTCCATTTGAACCACTTGACCGCTGCGATGGTTGCAACCACAGCCCATGCCATCAAAACTATGAGCCCCCAGATATCCAAGCGGCTCTCAATCAGTGCTGCCCTCATGAGGTTTCCCAGCGCACCAGATGGTAGCCACTGAACAAAGCCGTCAAGGGTATTGGAGAACTTTCCGGCGGGTAACACTATCCCGCCCACCGCTGCGAACAGTATCCAGCCCAAGTTGGTGATGGCGAGGGTGGCTTCTGGACGTACGGTACCTGCAATGAGCAGACCCAGAGCGGTGAAGGCACCCGCTCCCAATATCAACAAGGGGATGCCCAATAGAACTCCGACCAACGGCGGACGCCAGCCAATGAACGCCGCAACAGTTGAGATCAGCACTATCTGCAGGCCCAAGGCCACCAGCACAGCAATGACCTTGCCCGCGATCAGCCCGCCCTTACCCAACGGTGTAGTTGAGAGGAATCGCAATACGCCATATCTACGGTCGAAGCCTGTCGCAATACCCTGGCCGGTGAAGGCTGTTGAAAGCGCACATAGCGCAAGAATTCCTGGCGTCGCAATGGCGACCCGGGAATGGCCCATACCGTCAAGCAGGGGAGTGACAACCAGTGCAAACAGCCCCAGCAATGGCATAACAACCATGAGCACAAGCTGCTCCCCAT
This genomic window from Arthrobacter sp. TMP15 contains:
- a CDS encoding COX15/CtaA family protein — protein: MTQSSTASHKTLRNFTDKLPTTITPAIQRLSVGSLIGQGVLIVSGGVVRVTGSGLGCPTWPKCTAESLTNTPEMGIHGIIEFVNRTLTFALAAVALALLVMLWNMRKERKDLFWLAFGLLAVIPAQAVIGGVTVLTGLNPYVVSLHFLVSAALVVVSMLLVNRTYGRTGATSPREVSRPRTIVRHLSVVAGVAGYLAVVLGTLVTGSGPHSGDSTSPRMELNGYVVTRIHVVPVYVLVAAALVLLILIWRNGRGDMMRNSAILLFASVLFQGAIGYWQYFTGIPVLLVIVHMVGASLMLAVGTNIMDVALRRGHDSVSVSVSQDR
- a CDS encoding IS110 family transposase, whose translation is MTIVAEKYAYVIGIDTHARTHTYAITNTRTGSCESWAAFPVTPAGIRRAIAWIRRNTTAEILIAVEGTRSYGASITTALNAENIPVIEVKPPKKQARAGIGKIDQIDATEAARSVLGTDVTKLLHPRAEGTRAAISVLLASRHRLDRQRTRNRNALNALIREINLGLDTRKALTNHHITDISSWRHRNTDTTEQRIAREEAVLLATAIKHADQQLKHNKEQLAELSEELAPGLQNQPGIGPVTTGAILIAYSHHGRIRSEAAFAALAGAAPLQASSGNTIRHRLNRHGDRQLNNALDVIAKTRMRCDAQTQKYVQRRTTEGLSYKEIKRILKRYIARNLFKQLQTLTT
- a CDS encoding ABC transporter permease — translated: MSSLFHNAPVGRPASLAKRISSQGKYEAGTMLRNGEQLVLMVVMPLLGLFALVVTPLLDGMGHSRVAIATPGILALCALSTAFTGQGIATGFDRRYGVLRFLSTTPLGKGGLIAGKVIAVLVALGLQIVLISTVAAFIGWRPPLVGVLLGIPLLILGAGAFTALGLLIAGTVRPEATLAITNLGWILFAAVGGIVLPAGKFSNTLDGFVQWLPSGALGNLMRAALIESRLDIWGLIVLMAWAVVATIAAVKWFKWN
- a CDS encoding heme o synthase — its product is MSATHTPAAETSPKVSIGFSEKAKGYLALTKPRVVELLLVTTLPTMFYAHGFAGKTGVPSLWLMVATMVGGALAAGASGAFNCYIDRDIDKVMNRTSKRPLVTGVITPREALIFSWILTVLAVVLLWSINPLTGMLGIGAIFLYVVVYSLILKRRTSQNIVWGGAAGCMPVLIAWAAVTNTVQWPAVILFMIIFLWTPPHYWPLSMRYSDDYNAANVPMLGAIAGSRTVSVQVVLYTWAMVVCSLLMIPLGGAGIVYTVVTAAAGAWFLFEAHKLYNNAKKDLVTKKNAMQVFHVSITYLTLVFLSLAVDPFVGTALMG